In a single window of the Roseofilum reptotaenium CS-1145 genome:
- a CDS encoding carbamoyltransferase C-terminal domain-containing protein, producing the protein MHYIAVAENAHDSCITIANDCNIILHLEIERFFNHKRYRFNKSSTLFSIISLLIHELKINDNITFIISRHNGEKLYPEIIEYIYRNFPKSQIEEVQHLDCHASFCYLTNFDDALVLAMDGGGDYRIPLHKANSFIYHYKDKKLNFIESPFNQGFDGFDGKLWAIIAYKLFNDVNAAGKVMGLAAYGEFSEQYKEVFLNNKFSHLGWVFDRESLDRLCSYLDVQTPHDAASLAFTLQKMYTENLISTLQNYRHYSDNLVLTGGCALNVIANTKLGEALGYKNIYVPSCPGDEGQSLGALLYYFSSQNKKMPITNLPYLGRGIENSPISDSIYKKLTELMLNGKVVAWHMGRSETGPRALGHRSLLAIPTTMELKTIVSEKIKKREWFRPVAPVVLEEYASDWFDVQYSSPYMSFTAKAKPKTKELAPAIVHADGTSRIQTLSRSHNPELHELISRIYEINGIPILMNTSLNCAGFPICDTEEHSQNFFVSTDVHILNINGKVYIK; encoded by the coding sequence ATGCATTACATTGCAGTAGCTGAGAATGCACATGATTCTTGTATCACAATTGCCAATGATTGCAATATTATTTTACATTTAGAGATAGAACGCTTTTTCAACCACAAGCGCTACAGATTTAATAAAAGTTCTACATTGTTTTCCATTATATCTCTGCTTATTCATGAACTTAAAATTAATGATAATATTACATTTATCATTAGCAGACATAATGGAGAAAAACTATATCCTGAAATCATTGAATACATTTATAGAAATTTTCCCAAATCACAGATAGAAGAAGTGCAACATCTAGATTGCCATGCATCCTTCTGCTACCTTACCAATTTTGATGATGCCTTGGTTTTAGCAATGGATGGTGGTGGAGACTATCGAATACCCCTACATAAAGCAAACTCTTTTATCTATCACTACAAAGACAAAAAGTTAAACTTTATAGAATCTCCATTTAATCAAGGTTTTGATGGATTTGATGGCAAGCTCTGGGCAATCATTGCTTATAAACTATTTAATGATGTCAACGCTGCTGGCAAAGTAATGGGTTTAGCAGCATATGGTGAATTTAGCGAACAATATAAAGAGGTATTTTTAAATAATAAGTTTTCTCATTTAGGATGGGTATTTGATCGGGAGTCTTTAGATAGGCTTTGTAGTTATTTAGATGTTCAAACCCCACATGATGCAGCTTCTCTAGCTTTTACACTGCAAAAAATGTATACCGAAAACCTAATTAGTACACTACAAAATTATAGACATTACTCAGATAATTTGGTTCTAACAGGAGGATGTGCGTTAAATGTGATCGCCAATACTAAGCTAGGCGAAGCATTAGGATACAAAAATATTTATGTTCCATCTTGTCCAGGAGATGAAGGACAGTCTCTAGGGGCATTATTATACTACTTTAGTTCTCAAAATAAAAAAATGCCTATTACTAACCTTCCGTATTTGGGTCGGGGAATTGAAAATAGTCCTATTTCTGATTCAATTTATAAAAAACTAACTGAACTAATGCTAAATGGCAAAGTTGTTGCTTGGCATATGGGACGCTCTGAAACTGGCCCTAGAGCGCTAGGACATAGAAGCTTATTAGCCATTCCAACGACAATGGAATTAAAAACTATTGTTAGTGAAAAAATAAAAAAAAGAGAATGGTTTCGACCGGTTGCACCAGTTGTGTTAGAAGAGTATGCTTCGGACTGGTTTGATGTCCAATATAGTTCTCCTTATATGTCATTTACCGCCAAAGCTAAACCCAAAACCAAAGAACTTGCTCCTGCAATAGTTCATGCAGACGGTACAAGCCGTATTCAAACTTTATCTCGATCCCATAATCCTGAACTACATGAGTTGATTTCAAGAATCTATGAAATCAATGGAATCCCTATCCTTATGAATACCTCATTAAATTGTGCTGGTTTTCCTATTTGTGATACAGAAGAACATAGTCAAAACTTCTTTGTTTCTACAGATGTTCATATCTTGAATATTAATGGCAAGGTTTATATCAAATAA
- a CDS encoding NB-ARC domain-containing protein, with translation MDVEKIVDWADELMLAKTGSHFNNLEQAVLTGVWNNQKYREIAEEYHCTEANVKRVAGELYKFLSEELEEKVNKSNLRAAMERYYISNSSVGNFAQSKIFGSEIHLCSKSGNSDKNGKKELHSIVNQPNKIHDRTHIPKYDRLYPHRTEELNTLKHWILNENSAIITIYGLSGMGKTALATQVVDEIAEHFDRLIWYSHRTFPNLNALTTGLIQFLSQGETSEHRSLLDYLRSHRCFIILDDFHETLTPGELVGRYLPEYQNYGKLLQDIGRSPHNSCILLLSWEQPPEIATLEAENRPGHSLLLSGSIELAQEILQNRGLNDPEQWLELINRYSQNPSWLNIIAATIQDLFNGSVVQFLSYSQLFLGDIEIIIRDHYERLSASEKSLLSYLAHQEYISDLSNLPSEPFPSDLNLLATIYSLRKRGFIQKSLDSKHLQLILEPVIKHYSALHGNDKQLERSPVEIKDDQRNS, from the coding sequence ATGGATGTCGAAAAAATTGTTGACTGGGCTGATGAGCTAATGCTGGCGAAAACGGGATCGCATTTTAATAATCTGGAGCAGGCAGTGTTAACGGGGGTGTGGAATAACCAGAAGTATCGGGAAATAGCGGAGGAATATCATTGTACGGAAGCGAATGTGAAGAGGGTGGCGGGTGAGTTGTACAAGTTTTTATCGGAAGAGTTGGAGGAAAAAGTTAATAAATCTAATCTCCGCGCTGCAATGGAAAGATACTATATTTCCAATTCAAGCGTTGGCAATTTTGCACAAAGTAAAATTTTTGGAAGTGAGATCCATCTTTGTAGTAAAAGTGGGAATTCTGATAAAAATGGAAAAAAGGAATTACATTCTATAGTCAATCAACCCAATAAAATTCACGATCGCACCCACATCCCCAAATACGATCGCCTCTATCCCCACCGTACAGAGGAACTCAACACGCTCAAACACTGGATACTCAACGAAAATAGCGCCATTATCACCATCTATGGATTATCGGGAATGGGAAAAACCGCCCTTGCAACCCAAGTCGTAGACGAGATCGCAGAGCATTTCGATCGCCTAATCTGGTATAGTCACCGCACCTTTCCCAATCTTAACGCCCTCACAACTGGCTTAATCCAATTCCTCTCCCAAGGAGAAACAAGCGAACATCGCTCACTACTGGACTACTTGCGATCGCACCGTTGTTTCATTATCCTTGACGACTTCCACGAAACCCTCACCCCTGGGGAACTCGTTGGTCGCTACTTACCCGAATACCAGAATTATGGTAAACTGCTGCAAGATATTGGGCGATCGCCCCACAACAGTTGCATACTGCTCCTCAGTTGGGAACAACCCCCAGAAATAGCCACCCTAGAAGCCGAAAATCGTCCTGGTCATAGTCTCCTATTATCCGGTTCTATCGAACTAGCGCAAGAGATCTTACAAAATAGAGGATTAAACGATCCAGAGCAATGGTTAGAACTCATCAACCGCTACAGTCAAAATCCTTCATGGCTTAACATTATTGCTGCTACGATCCAAGACCTATTTAATGGTAGTGTCGTCCAATTCCTATCTTATTCTCAGCTATTTTTAGGCGATATAGAAATTATTATCAGAGACCATTATGAGCGTTTATCTGCTTCTGAAAAATCTCTATTATCCTACTTAGCTCATCAAGAGTACATCAGCGATCTGTCTAACCTTCCTTCAGAACCATTTCCCTCAGACCTCAATCTTTTAGCCACCATTTACTCTTTAAGAAAACGGGGCTTTATTCAAAAATCTCTAGACTCTAAACACCTCCAGTTGATTCTAGAACCCGTAATTAAACACTATAGCGCTTTGCACGGTAATGATAAACAATTGGAAAGATCACCGGTTGAAATCAAAGATGACCAAAGAAACTCTTAA
- a CDS encoding plasmid replication protein, CyRepA1 family, with the protein MNHLLEWEASGVDLQLTRLNVIPLEGQTPYDYLLYADDLPRRKDGRLRATIMQRYQHLRQGGWWCSGINPITGEDEDWGCFKPAQPRYADGKPIKYEHPPKTPTRLFALRVTQSIWQTIANRGNVPLTPEQIQPEHSDRGFWQWVKDNPSLPLCITEGAKKAGALLTAGYGAIALPGIHSGYRIPKNNQGRRIGHPHLIPELQPFIAANRPIYMVFDQDTKPQTLRAVQTAIRRMGYLLQQAGCQVKIVTWNPEWGKGVDDLIASQSSARFHQAYSQAIPFERWKATITQQLTYPRTLTLNDRYFPATLPLPESAQLVAIKSAKGTGKTQLLETIVNQAKRAGQPVLVISHRVQLVESLATRFGLPTLAGEASPDPGVVLCIDSLHPNSRAQFNPQEWQNALVVIDEIEQVLWHGLNSSTCRRHRVAILNTLKTLIQNVLGGSGQVWVADADLSDIALDYLIALSGIDPDVAVVENTWKPSAQEAWRVYSYEDKTPERLVQDLAHHIAAGGRPMVCLSAQKRGSKWGTITLESYLQQRFPEHRFLRIDSETLSDPTHPAYGCMDRGQSLDELLSQYDGVLASPAIETGVSIDLRGHFTSVWAIAQGIQAENSVRQALSRVRETVPRYLWVAPYGFNRVGNGSTSLASLLSCEHRLTQMNIRLLQQSDFTQLDGLDLGFQAESLMTWAKLAVRFNGGMARYREAAIGGLMAEGHVCQPAVEQTQAPEEESEPSLKTMIDRVLAQNYQAECEAIAHSTVQLTSVISPQEMCHRSSQTPDQRHRSRHQELWQKYGIPVTPELVSLDDRGWYEQLQYHYFLTVGRPYLADRDTAMARELLSRRSGGLFLPDFNGSQLGSKIGAMELLGIPGLIADAERVFMNTDIDLQQLQDIALSNRQEVRSLFGIGLAKNSSGIMIMRRFINLLGYSLEYQRCTSLKGSQKRLRIYGLVCPEDPREQVFQQWLERDLTDRNTYPRIPLTLPDLTKVEESEGDRYQQLSLFKE; encoded by the coding sequence GTGAACCACCTACTTGAATGGGAAGCCAGTGGAGTCGATCTCCAGCTTACCCGCCTGAATGTCATCCCCCTCGAAGGACAAACCCCCTACGACTATCTCTTGTACGCAGACGACCTGCCCCGCCGTAAAGATGGCCGGTTGCGAGCTACCATTATGCAACGCTATCAACATCTTCGGCAAGGGGGATGGTGGTGTTCCGGTATTAACCCCATTACTGGAGAAGATGAGGACTGGGGATGCTTCAAACCCGCTCAACCGCGCTATGCAGATGGCAAACCGATCAAATACGAACATCCCCCCAAAACCCCCACCCGACTCTTTGCCCTGCGAGTTACCCAGTCCATCTGGCAAACGATCGCCAACCGGGGAAACGTCCCCCTCACCCCCGAACAGATCCAGCCCGAACACTCCGATCGCGGCTTTTGGCAGTGGGTAAAAGATAATCCCAGCCTTCCCCTGTGCATTACCGAAGGAGCCAAAAAAGCCGGCGCTCTGCTCACCGCAGGCTATGGAGCGATCGCCCTTCCCGGTATCCATAGTGGCTATCGTATCCCCAAAAATAACCAAGGTCGGCGCATCGGTCATCCCCATCTTATCCCTGAACTGCAACCCTTTATCGCTGCCAACCGACCCATATATATGGTCTTCGACCAAGACACCAAACCCCAAACCCTACGCGCCGTTCAAACCGCCATTCGCCGCATGGGGTATCTCCTGCAACAAGCCGGATGTCAAGTCAAGATCGTCACCTGGAACCCAGAATGGGGAAAAGGAGTAGACGATCTGATCGCCAGCCAAAGTTCAGCCCGCTTTCACCAAGCCTACAGCCAAGCCATCCCCTTTGAGCGCTGGAAAGCCACCATCACCCAACAGCTCACCTATCCCCGCACCCTCACCCTCAATGACCGCTATTTTCCGGCCACTCTTCCCCTACCGGAAAGCGCCCAACTGGTAGCGATCAAATCTGCGAAAGGAACCGGGAAAACCCAACTACTCGAAACCATCGTTAATCAAGCCAAACGCGCAGGACAACCCGTCCTTGTCATCAGTCATCGGGTGCAACTGGTAGAATCTTTAGCGACTCGGTTTGGCCTTCCAACGCTTGCGGGTGAAGCCTCTCCAGATCCGGGGGTGGTGCTGTGCATTGACTCGCTGCATCCCAACTCCCGCGCCCAGTTTAATCCCCAAGAGTGGCAAAATGCCCTGGTGGTGATTGATGAAATCGAGCAAGTACTGTGGCATGGTTTAAATTCCAGCACCTGTCGTCGTCACCGGGTGGCTATTCTCAATACCTTGAAAACCTTAATCCAAAACGTTTTAGGGGGCAGCGGTCAAGTTTGGGTAGCCGATGCAGACTTAAGTGATATTGCCCTAGATTATTTGATTGCCCTCTCTGGAATTGACCCGGATGTAGCGGTGGTGGAAAATACCTGGAAACCGAGCGCCCAAGAGGCTTGGCGGGTATATAGCTATGAGGATAAAACCCCAGAGCGCCTAGTCCAAGATTTAGCCCATCATATTGCGGCTGGGGGACGACCAATGGTCTGTTTATCGGCTCAGAAACGGGGCAGTAAGTGGGGAACCATTACCCTAGAGAGCTATCTACAGCAGCGATTTCCTGAGCATCGGTTTTTGCGCATTGATTCGGAAACGTTGTCCGATCCAACTCATCCCGCTTATGGTTGTATGGATCGCGGCCAGAGTTTAGATGAATTGTTGAGTCAGTATGATGGCGTTTTGGCTTCTCCAGCCATTGAAACCGGCGTGAGTATCGATCTTCGGGGTCATTTTACCTCGGTGTGGGCGATCGCCCAAGGCATCCAAGCCGAGAACTCTGTCCGCCAAGCTCTGTCACGAGTCAGGGAAACTGTGCCTCGATATCTCTGGGTGGCTCCCTATGGCTTTAACCGGGTGGGAAATGGATCTACCTCTCTTGCCAGTTTACTCAGTTGCGAACATCGGTTAACTCAGATGAATATTCGCCTGTTGCAACAGTCCGATTTTACCCAGTTGGATGGTTTAGACTTAGGATTTCAAGCAGAGTCCCTCATGACTTGGGCCAAATTGGCAGTACGGTTTAATGGGGGAATGGCGCGGTATCGCGAAGCGGCGATCGGCGGATTAATGGCTGAAGGTCATGTTTGTCAACCCGCAGTAGAGCAGACGCAAGCGCCAGAAGAGGAGAGCGAACCGAGCTTAAAGACTATGATCGATCGCGTGTTGGCGCAAAATTATCAGGCAGAATGTGAAGCGATCGCCCATTCCACGGTTCAACTGACTTCCGTGATTTCCCCGCAAGAGATGTGCCATCGCAGTAGTCAAACCCCCGATCAACGACACCGATCTCGCCATCAGGAATTGTGGCAAAAGTATGGAATTCCCGTGACTCCGGAGTTAGTCAGCTTAGACGATCGCGGCTGGTACGAGCAATTGCAGTATCATTATTTTCTCACCGTCGGCCGTCCCTATTTAGCCGATCGCGATACGGCTATGGCACGGGAGTTACTATCACGGAGATCCGGTGGTCTCTTTTTACCCGATTTCAACGGCTCTCAATTGGGGTCAAAGATTGGTGCGATGGAACTTTTAGGCATTCCCGGTTTAATTGCCGATGCAGAGCGCGTATTTATGAATACCGATATCGATTTGCAGCAGTTACAGGACATTGCTCTCTCGAACCGTCAGGAAGTGCGATCGCTCTTCGGTATTGGACTAGCGAAAAATTCCTCTGGAATTATGATTATGCGCCGTTTCATTAACCTCTTAGGCTATAGTCTAGAATATCAACGTTGCACGAGTCTCAAGGGTTCGCAAAAACGCCTACGCATCTATGGCTTAGTTTGTCCTGAAGATCCCAGAGAACAAGTGTTTCAGCAATGGTTAGAGCGCGATCTCACGGATCGAAATACCTATCCTCGCATCCCGTTGACGCTTCCCGATCTAACTAAGGTAGAGGAGTCGGAGGGCGATCGCTACCAACAACTGAGTCTATTTAAGGAATAA
- a CDS encoding HEPN domain-containing protein, whose translation MTPEQQKLLEKANRSLQAARELNRTGFPDFAASRTYYAMFYIATAFLEGEGLSYSKHSAVIAAFGRIFARTNRIPVELHRYLIDAERIRLRADYNTELDISETDVEQLVSQGEEMLNFALGNIDSLPPYSP comes from the coding sequence ATGACACCAGAACAGCAAAAATTGCTGGAAAAAGCGAATCGCAGTCTACAAGCTGCCAGAGAGTTAAACCGTACAGGTTTTCCCGATTTTGCGGCATCGCGCACTTACTACGCTATGTTTTACATTGCCACAGCATTTTTAGAAGGCGAAGGGTTGTCCTACTCTAAACATTCAGCAGTTATCGCCGCTTTTGGTAGGATATTTGCTCGCACTAATCGCATTCCGGTTGAGCTACATCGCTATCTCATTGATGCGGAAAGAATCCGATTAAGAGCTGATTACAACACCGAACTCGATATTTCAGAAACTGATGTGGAACAACTGGTATCTCAGGGGGAAGAAATGCTGAATTTTGCTTTAGGAAATATCGATTCATTGCCCCCATATTCACCATAG
- a CDS encoding Uma2 family endonuclease encodes MTVATVAKVWTDDEFMALSSDGHRYELVDGELVDMGNSGMEHGYVACLLVAELMAFVRQNKLGAVCDSSTAFTLKEGNRRSPDISFISRDRLKGLSRPPRGFFQGSPDLVVEILSPGNTVEEMHTKIVEYFQNQTRLLWMIHPDERYILVYHSPEPDRLLRVGDTLDGEDVIVGFSMAVSDLFEPWDFE; translated from the coding sequence ATGACAGTTGCTACTGTTGCTAAAGTCTGGACAGATGATGAGTTTATGGCGCTATCCAGTGATGGGCATCGTTACGAGTTGGTGGATGGGGAGTTAGTCGATATGGGAAATTCGGGAATGGAGCATGGCTATGTGGCCTGTCTTTTGGTAGCCGAATTGATGGCTTTTGTACGCCAAAATAAATTAGGGGCAGTGTGTGATTCGAGTACAGCGTTTACCTTAAAAGAGGGTAATCGGCGATCGCCCGATATTTCTTTTATCAGTCGTGACAGATTGAAGGGATTAAGCCGTCCGCCCCGGGGATTTTTTCAGGGATCGCCAGATTTAGTGGTGGAAATTTTGTCCCCAGGAAATACAGTAGAGGAAATGCATACCAAGATCGTAGAGTATTTCCAGAATCAGACGCGCCTGTTGTGGATGATTCATCCTGATGAACGGTATATCTTGGTTTATCACTCTCCTGAGCCTGATCGTCTCTTGCGGGTAGGAGATACACTTGATGGAGAGGATGTGATAGTGGGGTTTTCGATGGCAGTATCAGATTTATTCGAGCCATGGGATTTTGAATAA
- a CDS encoding nucleotidyltransferase domain-containing protein codes for MTKETLNTILNQTCQELKTLYGQQIDQIILYGSQAREDAESDSDIDILIILKQDFQYSEESNRISKTIADLCLEHNTLISCALASSRQFQEYNNSFFRNIRREGIPL; via the coding sequence ATGACCAAAGAAACTCTTAACACTATCTTAAACCAAACCTGTCAAGAACTGAAAACCCTATATGGTCAGCAAATTGACCAAATTATTCTCTATGGTTCTCAAGCAAGAGAGGATGCAGAATCTGACTCAGATATCGATATTTTAATCATTCTGAAACAAGACTTTCAATATTCTGAAGAGAGCAACAGAATTAGCAAAACTATTGCCGATTTATGCTTAGAACATAATACCTTGATAAGCTGTGCTTTAGCCAGTAGTCGCCAATTCCAAGAGTATAACAATAGCTTCTTTCGTAACATCCGCCGAGAAGGAATACCCCTATGA
- a CDS encoding shikimate dehydrogenase: protein MQEIQGTTRLLGIIGDPIKHSRSPVMQNAALSHLGADYVYVPFPVTQDQLEVVLEGFQAVGVVGFNVTIPHKRAIMPYLSQISPVAQAVGAVNTVWRTERGWEGTNTDVLGFIAPLKEEHQKWSNAQVVILGNGGSARAVVAGCLELGVERLHVVGRNLERLQAFQRSWSNPVMIHEWHELPDLLPETTVLVNTTPIGMSPNVNETPVDGELLARLPQGAILYDLIYNPRPTRFLQLGREIDLLTIDGTEMLVQQGAAALQLWLDEPTPVGVMRQALLDAL, encoded by the coding sequence ATGCAAGAGATTCAAGGAACCACCCGTTTACTGGGTATTATTGGCGATCCGATTAAGCATTCGCGATCGCCGGTGATGCAAAATGCTGCCCTTTCCCATCTAGGTGCTGATTATGTCTATGTCCCCTTTCCGGTTACCCAAGACCAATTGGAGGTTGTCCTAGAGGGATTTCAAGCGGTTGGGGTGGTTGGGTTTAATGTCACTATTCCCCACAAAAGAGCAATTATGCCCTACTTATCCCAAATTTCCCCAGTTGCCCAAGCCGTGGGTGCAGTGAATACAGTTTGGCGAACGGAACGGGGATGGGAAGGAACCAATACAGATGTTTTGGGATTTATTGCTCCTTTGAAAGAGGAGCATCAGAAGTGGTCCAATGCACAAGTGGTGATTTTAGGCAATGGCGGATCGGCCCGAGCAGTGGTTGCCGGTTGTTTGGAGTTAGGGGTTGAGCGCTTGCATGTGGTGGGGCGTAATCTTGAGCGTTTGCAAGCTTTTCAACGGAGTTGGTCCAATCCTGTAATGATTCATGAATGGCATGAGTTACCGGATTTGTTACCTGAAACCACAGTATTGGTCAATACTACACCCATCGGTATGTCTCCCAATGTCAATGAGACTCCGGTAGATGGGGAACTCTTGGCTCGTTTGCCTCAAGGAGCCATATTATATGATTTGATTTATAATCCTCGTCCGACTCGTTTTTTACAATTGGGACGGGAGATCGATCTGCTCACGATTGATGGTACAGAAATGCTCGTTCAGCAAGGAGCAGCCGCTCTACAATTGTGGCTTGATGAACCCACTCCCGTTGGGGTGATGCGTCAAGCACTTTTGGATGCGCTGTAA